The Kitasatospora setae KM-6054 genome contains a region encoding:
- a CDS encoding DEAD/DEAH box helicase: MSLVDDARFAMPANGSDAADTDSLDTDALDAELAELTDADAGAEYDTDTDADDSADDADAEPTITFGDLGLHDDVVRALAKRGVTTPFPIQAATIPDALAGKDVLGRGRTGSGKTLSFGLPLLTRLADGERTKAKHPRGLILVPTRELAMQVADALEPFGSVLGLRLKVVCGGTSMSNQIYALERGVDVLVATPGRLRDLINRGSAKMDEVEIAVLDEADQMADMGFLPEVTEILDLVPAGGQRLLFSATLENEIDTLVKRYLKNPVTHEVDPSAGAVTTMTHHILVVKPKDKAPITSAIAARKGRTIIFVRTQMGADRVAQQLVESGVKADALHGGMTQGARTRVLGDFKDGYLNVVVATDVAARGIHVDGIDLVLNVDPAGDHKDYLHRSGRTARAGRSGTVVTLVLPHQRRGVFRLMEDAGVDASRHILDHAFDAEVARITGARSLVEVQAESASGIAGAAEREVAELIRELERAQRRANELREEADRLAARAARERAELGIEDEEPAAEADTEAPVAAVAAAEAEPVAEDRAPSYREARSERPAYNNRDRGDRERGGFNREERGGRSFGDRERGGFNRDDRGGRSFGGDRERGGFNREERGGRSFGDRERGGFNRDDRGGRSFGGDRERGGFNREERGGRSFGDRERGGFNREERGGRSFGDRERGGFNRDDRGGRSFGGDRPARSFGDRDRDRGQAGGGSRPFVRRDDHRSGGGRPQGGGFNRDDRGGRSFGGDRERGGFNRDDRGGFNGGGDRKPRWKN; this comes from the coding sequence ATGTCTCTCGTTGACGACGCCCGCTTCGCCATGCCCGCGAACGGGTCCGACGCCGCCGACACCGACTCCCTCGACACCGACGCGCTGGACGCGGAGCTCGCCGAGCTCACCGACGCCGACGCGGGTGCCGAGTACGACACCGACACCGACGCTGACGACAGCGCCGACGACGCCGACGCCGAGCCCACCATCACCTTCGGTGACCTGGGCCTGCACGACGACGTGGTCCGGGCGCTCGCCAAGCGCGGCGTCACCACCCCGTTCCCGATCCAGGCCGCGACCATCCCGGACGCGCTGGCCGGCAAGGACGTGCTGGGCCGCGGCCGCACCGGCTCCGGCAAGACCCTGAGCTTCGGCCTCCCGCTGCTGACCCGCCTCGCCGACGGCGAGCGCACCAAGGCGAAGCACCCGCGCGGCCTGATCCTCGTCCCGACCCGCGAGCTGGCCATGCAGGTCGCCGACGCGCTGGAGCCGTTCGGCTCGGTGCTCGGCCTGCGCCTGAAGGTGGTCTGCGGCGGCACCTCGATGTCGAACCAGATCTACGCGCTGGAGCGCGGCGTCGACGTCCTGGTGGCCACCCCCGGCCGTCTGCGCGACCTGATCAACCGCGGCTCCGCCAAGATGGACGAGGTCGAGATCGCCGTCCTCGACGAGGCCGACCAGATGGCCGACATGGGCTTCCTGCCCGAGGTCACCGAGATCCTCGACCTGGTGCCGGCCGGCGGCCAGCGCCTGCTGTTCTCCGCCACCCTGGAGAACGAGATCGACACCCTGGTCAAGCGCTACCTGAAGAACCCGGTCACCCACGAGGTCGACCCGTCGGCCGGCGCGGTCACCACCATGACCCACCACATCCTGGTCGTGAAGCCCAAGGACAAGGCGCCGATCACCAGCGCGATCGCCGCCCGCAAGGGCCGCACCATCATCTTCGTCCGCACCCAGATGGGCGCGGACCGGGTCGCCCAGCAGCTGGTCGAGTCCGGGGTGAAGGCCGACGCGCTGCACGGCGGCATGACCCAGGGCGCCCGGACCCGCGTCCTCGGCGACTTCAAGGACGGCTACCTGAACGTGGTCGTCGCCACCGACGTCGCCGCCCGCGGCATCCACGTCGACGGCATCGACCTGGTGCTGAACGTCGACCCGGCCGGCGACCACAAGGACTACCTGCACCGCTCCGGCCGCACCGCCCGGGCCGGCCGCTCCGGCACCGTCGTCACCCTGGTGCTGCCGCACCAGCGCCGCGGCGTGTTCCGCCTGATGGAGGACGCGGGCGTGGACGCCTCGCGCCACATCCTCGACCACGCCTTCGACGCCGAGGTGGCCCGGATCACCGGTGCCCGCTCGCTCGTCGAGGTGCAGGCCGAGAGCGCGTCCGGCATCGCCGGCGCCGCCGAGCGCGAGGTCGCCGAGCTCATCCGCGAGCTGGAGCGCGCCCAGCGCCGCGCCAACGAGCTGCGCGAGGAGGCCGACCGCCTGGCCGCCCGCGCCGCCCGCGAGCGCGCCGAGCTGGGCATCGAGGACGAGGAGCCGGCCGCCGAGGCCGACACCGAGGCCCCCGTCGCGGCGGTCGCCGCCGCCGAGGCCGAGCCGGTCGCCGAGGACCGCGCCCCGTCCTACCGCGAGGCCCGCAGCGAGCGCCCGGCGTACAACAACCGGGACCGCGGTGACCGTGAGCGCGGTGGCTTCAACCGTGAGGAGCGCGGGGGCCGTTCGTTCGGTGACCGTGAGCGCGGTGGTTTCAACCGTGACGACCGTGGTGGTCGTTCGTTCGGTGGTGACCGTGAGCGTGGCGGTTTCAACCGTGAGGAGCGCGGGGGCCGTTCGTTCGGTGACCGTGAGCGCGGTGGTTTCAACCGTGACGACCGTGGCGGCCGCTCGTTCGGTGGCGACCGTGAGCGTGGCGGTTTCAACCGTGAGGAGCGCGGGGGCCGTTCGTTCGGTGACCGTGAGCGTGGCGGTTTCAACCGTGAGGAGCGCGGGGGCCGTTCGTTCGGTGACCGTGAGCGCGGTGGTTTCAACCGTGACGACCGTGGCGGCCGCTCCTTCGGCGGCGACCGTCCGGCCCGCTCCTTCGGCGACCGTGACCGCGACCGCGGCCAGGCCGGTGGCGGCAGCCGTCCGTTCGTCCGCCGCGACGACCACCGCTCCGGCGGCGGGCGCCCGCAGGGCGGCGGCTTCAACCGCGACGACCGCGGCGGCCGCTCGTTCGGTGGCGACCGTGAGCGCGGTGGCTTCAACCGCGACGACCGCGGCGGCTTCAACGGTGGCGGCGACCGCAAGCCGCGCTGGAAGAACTGA
- a CDS encoding TIGR02452 family protein, with amino-acid sequence MSSRQRALATQNEEIADRGEYRSPAGAVVRIAEELAEARAGTVSYPPDAEFGTGPGPLAAGAAEVTGEGSMQAARRLLAEGGRGVAVLNFASARNPGGGYLRGAKAQEEDVCRSALLYRCLLEAPDYYEAHRASTDLRYSHRVIWSPGVPVIRDDDGDLLERTHRVGFLTSPAPNAGQLALRAPGRPLDLGPVLAERAGRVLAAAARHGARELVLGAWGCGVFRNDPAEVADAFGQALDEWGAAFDRVVFAVWDRSEPSANRTAFAARFAA; translated from the coding sequence ATGAGCAGCAGGCAGCGGGCCCTGGCCACGCAGAACGAGGAGATCGCCGACCGGGGCGAGTACCGGAGCCCGGCCGGGGCGGTGGTCCGGATCGCCGAGGAACTGGCCGAGGCCAGGGCCGGGACGGTCTCCTACCCGCCGGACGCCGAATTCGGCACCGGGCCGGGCCCGTTGGCCGCCGGGGCGGCCGAGGTCACCGGCGAGGGCAGCATGCAGGCGGCCCGGCGGCTGCTCGCGGAGGGCGGGCGGGGCGTCGCGGTGCTCAACTTCGCGTCCGCGCGCAACCCCGGCGGCGGCTACCTGCGCGGCGCCAAGGCCCAGGAGGAGGACGTCTGCCGCTCCGCGCTGCTCTACCGCTGCCTGCTGGAGGCGCCCGACTACTACGAGGCGCACCGGGCCTCCACCGACCTGCGCTACAGCCACCGGGTGATCTGGTCGCCCGGCGTGCCGGTGATCCGGGACGACGACGGCGACCTGCTCGAACGCACCCACCGGGTCGGCTTCCTGACCTCGCCCGCCCCCAACGCCGGCCAGCTCGCCCTCCGCGCGCCCGGCCGCCCGCTCGACCTCGGCCCGGTGCTCGCCGAACGGGCCGGCCGGGTGCTGGCCGCCGCCGCCCGGCACGGCGCGCGCGAACTGGTGCTCGGCGCCTGGGGCTGCGGCGTGTTCCGCAACGACCCGGCCGAGGTCGCGGACGCGTTCGGGCAGGCCCTGGACGAGTGGGGCGCGGCCTTCGACCGGGTGGTGTTCGCGGTCTGGGACCGCAGCGAGCCCTCCGCGAACCGGACCGCGTTCGCGGCGCGGTTCGCCGCCTGA
- a CDS encoding low temperature requirement protein A yields MTDRELEPPGDGELRASPLELFFDLVFVFVVTQLTASLAHHLTPGGLARVLVMLAVIWWMYDAYIWVANALPPRTHGRRGLMLLGMGCFLVIALSVPRAFEGGGETFGWAYLLVIAVHTGMFATAGVRPEAVARMGALNLFGAGLVIAGGYLRGGPELLLWTAAFGLQLAIPYLVDLPRFQLRADHFVERHGLVVIVAFGESVIAIGVGIGDAELTGALIAAAMLALAVCVGLWWAYFGSDDEERAVHAMARLDDARRNLAAIKVYNLGHYALLLGVILFATGAKTATAHPTSPIHLPEALALAGGTALFLCANSAVRRTLDLGPGRLRLLAAALVLAAAPLGTAFSPLAQLAATAAVLALAFRAEHRRATGAAAAGASAREDVRGLPGAVAAVAGVGEVAGVVEAGEPG; encoded by the coding sequence ATGACCGATCGAGAGCTTGAACCGCCGGGGGACGGGGAGCTGCGGGCAAGTCCGCTGGAGCTCTTCTTCGACCTGGTCTTCGTCTTCGTCGTCACCCAGCTCACCGCGAGCCTGGCCCACCACCTGACCCCGGGCGGACTGGCCCGGGTCCTGGTGATGCTGGCGGTGATCTGGTGGATGTACGACGCCTACATCTGGGTGGCCAACGCGCTGCCGCCGCGCACCCACGGGCGGCGGGGGCTGATGCTGCTCGGCATGGGCTGCTTCCTGGTGATCGCGCTGAGCGTGCCGCGCGCCTTCGAGGGCGGCGGCGAGACCTTCGGCTGGGCGTACCTGCTGGTGATCGCCGTGCACACCGGGATGTTCGCCACCGCCGGGGTGCGGCCGGAGGCGGTGGCCCGGATGGGCGCGCTCAACCTGTTCGGGGCCGGCCTGGTGATCGCCGGCGGCTACCTGCGCGGCGGGCCCGAACTGCTGCTCTGGACGGCCGCGTTCGGACTCCAGCTGGCCATCCCGTACCTGGTCGACCTGCCGCGCTTCCAACTGCGCGCCGACCACTTCGTCGAGCGGCACGGCCTGGTGGTGATCGTCGCGTTCGGCGAGTCGGTGATCGCGATCGGCGTCGGCATCGGCGACGCCGAGCTCACCGGGGCGCTGATCGCCGCCGCGATGCTCGCGCTGGCGGTCTGCGTCGGCCTGTGGTGGGCGTACTTCGGCTCGGACGACGAGGAGCGGGCCGTCCACGCGATGGCCCGGCTGGACGACGCCCGGCGCAACCTGGCCGCGATCAAGGTCTACAACCTGGGCCACTACGCGCTGCTGCTCGGCGTGATCCTGTTCGCGACCGGCGCCAAGACCGCCACCGCCCACCCGACCTCGCCGATCCACCTCCCCGAGGCGCTCGCCCTGGCCGGCGGCACCGCGCTCTTCCTGTGCGCCAACAGCGCCGTCCGCCGCACCCTCGACCTCGGCCCCGGCCGCCTGCGACTGCTGGCGGCCGCCCTGGTCCTGGCCGCCGCCCCGCTCGGCACCGCCTTCAGCCCGCTCGCCCAACTCGCCGCCACCGCCGCCGTGCTGGCCCTCGCCTTCCGGGCCGAGCACCGCCGCGCGACGGGTGCGGCGGCGGCCGGTGCGTCAGCCCGGGAGGACGTGCGCGGCCTGCCGGGCGCCGTGGCCGCCGTGGCCGGGGTGGGTGAGGTGGCCGGGGTGGTCGAGGCGGGGGAACCGGGCTGA
- a CDS encoding tyrosine-protein phosphatase, whose product MTETEIETETETASSPFLAVPDVPNLRDAGAGVYRPGLLYRSAGLHLLTDEGLPRLAELGIRTVLDLRSTPEVDRAPDRLPDGVAYLHLPMLPDPATVRLPWPEDQAALYPFMAETGGAALAGAVRALATGAPLLVHCAVGKDRTGLTIAVLQTLAGLPLEAVTADFLLSNTGLGLDRGPVPYYDLAGVERLSRPVEAAHLHSALDRARALHGTLDAYLRHHGATDADLAALRTLGPA is encoded by the coding sequence ATGACCGAGACCGAGATCGAGACCGAAACCGAGACCGCGTCCAGCCCGTTCCTCGCCGTCCCCGACGTCCCCAACCTCCGCGACGCCGGGGCCGGCGTCTACCGCCCCGGGCTGCTCTACCGCTCGGCCGGCCTGCACCTGCTCACCGACGAGGGCCTGCCGCGCCTCGCCGAGCTCGGCATCCGCACCGTCCTGGACCTGCGCAGCACCCCGGAGGTCGACCGGGCGCCGGACCGGCTGCCGGACGGCGTCGCGTACCTGCACCTGCCGATGCTGCCCGACCCGGCCACCGTCCGGCTGCCCTGGCCCGAGGACCAGGCCGCGCTCTACCCGTTCATGGCCGAGACCGGCGGCGCCGCCCTGGCCGGCGCCGTCCGCGCCCTCGCCACCGGCGCCCCGCTGCTGGTGCACTGCGCCGTCGGCAAGGACCGCACCGGCCTGACCATCGCGGTGCTGCAGACGCTGGCGGGCCTCCCGCTGGAAGCCGTCACCGCCGACTTCCTGCTCTCCAACACCGGCCTCGGCCTCGACCGCGGGCCGGTCCCGTACTACGACCTGGCCGGTGTCGAACGGCTCTCCCGCCCGGTCGAGGCCGCGCACCTGCACTCCGCCCTCGACCGCGCCCGCGCCCTGCACGGCACCCTCGACGCCTACCTCCGCCACCACGGCGCGACCGACGCCGACCTGGCCGCGCTCCGCACCCTGGGACCGGCGTGA
- a CDS encoding SDR family oxidoreductase, which produces MAQDDVLDDVLVVTGGGRGIGAATALLAAGRGYRVAVNYRSDRTSAEAVVDRIRAAGGTALAVRADVSHTAGVAELFDTVDRELGVLTALVNNAGTLEKQCRLDELDEDRLNRIWAANITGPFLCAAAAVRRMSTRYGGRGGAIVNVGSAASRLGSPNEYVDYAASKGALDSMTTGLSLEVAAEGIRVNAVRPGLIHTGIHALGGEPGRVDRVGPNLPMGRGGQPEEIAEAILYLLSPAASYITGAFLDAAGGR; this is translated from the coding sequence ATGGCACAGGACGACGTACTGGACGACGTACTGGTGGTCACCGGCGGCGGGCGCGGCATCGGCGCGGCCACCGCGCTGCTCGCCGCCGGGCGCGGCTACCGGGTGGCCGTGAACTACCGCAGCGACCGGACCTCGGCCGAGGCCGTGGTGGACCGGATCCGGGCCGCCGGCGGCACCGCGCTGGCCGTCCGCGCGGACGTGTCGCACACCGCCGGGGTGGCCGAGCTGTTCGACACCGTCGACCGCGAACTCGGCGTCCTGACCGCGCTGGTGAACAACGCGGGCACGCTGGAGAAGCAGTGCCGCCTCGACGAGCTCGACGAGGACCGGCTGAACCGGATCTGGGCCGCCAACATCACCGGCCCGTTCCTGTGCGCGGCCGCGGCGGTCCGCCGGATGTCGACCCGGTACGGCGGGCGCGGCGGGGCGATCGTCAACGTCGGCTCGGCGGCGTCCCGGCTCGGCTCGCCGAACGAGTACGTCGACTACGCGGCGTCCAAGGGCGCGCTCGACTCGATGACCACCGGCCTGTCGCTGGAGGTCGCCGCCGAGGGGATCCGGGTCAACGCCGTCCGCCCGGGCCTGATCCACACCGGCATCCACGCGCTCGGCGGCGAGCCCGGCCGGGTCGACCGGGTCGGCCCGAACCTGCCGATGGGACGCGGCGGGCAGCCGGAGGAGATCGCCGAGGCGATCCTGTACCTGCTCTCCCCCGCCGCCTCGTACATCACCGGCGCCTTCCTGGACGCCGCCGGCGGCCGCTGA
- a CDS encoding transglutaminase-like domain-containing protein encodes MDLSASPHGPLRADRPDDPAAYLAADAVIDHDHPAVTALAAELRRPDPVRTAEAAFGYVRDRIDHSADVGRWSAAYRASDVLAAGNAICHGKSHLLAALLRANGIPAGLCYQKLEVLHGLNGFLLPGSRWWVRLDGRGNRNGADGHFATTPAEERPAWANDPARGEHHYATVYATTPEPLLQRLRTAVPNSTGYGYLPLELPDPVR; translated from the coding sequence ATGGATCTCTCCGCCTCCCCCCACGGCCCGCTGCGGGCCGACCGGCCGGACGACCCGGCCGCGTACCTCGCCGCCGACGCGGTCATCGACCACGACCACCCGGCGGTCACCGCGCTCGCCGCCGAACTGCGCCGCCCGGACCCGGTGCGGACGGCCGAGGCCGCCTTCGGGTACGTCCGGGACCGGATCGACCACTCGGCGGACGTCGGCCGCTGGTCGGCCGCCTACCGGGCCTCCGACGTGCTCGCGGCCGGCAACGCGATCTGCCACGGCAAGTCGCACCTGCTGGCCGCGCTGCTGCGCGCCAACGGCATCCCGGCCGGCCTCTGCTACCAGAAGCTGGAGGTCCTGCACGGGCTCAACGGCTTCCTGCTGCCCGGCAGCCGCTGGTGGGTCCGGCTGGACGGCCGGGGCAACCGCAACGGCGCCGACGGGCACTTCGCCACCACCCCCGCCGAGGAACGGCCCGCCTGGGCCAACGACCCGGCGCGCGGCGAGCACCACTACGCCACCGTGTACGCGACCACACCGGAACCACTGCTGCAACGCCTGCGCACGGCCGTCCCGAACAGCACCGGCTACGGCTACCTGCCGCTCGAACTGCCCGACCCGGTGCGGTAG
- a CDS encoding nucleotidyltransferase domain-containing protein produces the protein MHVLLSGIVGSTAYGLAHAGSDLDRLGLFAAPTTAFHGLHRPPESHVTTGPDRTLHEAAKWCRLALSGNPTASELVWLPEELYEVRTPLGEELIGLRESFLSGPAVRRAYLGYADQQFRKLTARDRTDPAGRAKAAKHARHLVRLVRQGVTLHETGRLETRLPDPERVRALGERYADHPQDAQALLADAATRFDRPGVLPTTPDERPAESWLQRVRTAHLPPTRTPA, from the coding sequence GTGCACGTCCTGCTCTCCGGCATCGTCGGCTCCACCGCGTACGGCCTGGCGCACGCCGGCTCCGACCTCGACCGGCTCGGCCTGTTCGCCGCGCCCACCACCGCCTTCCACGGCCTGCACCGCCCCCCGGAGTCGCACGTCACCACCGGGCCCGACCGCACCCTGCACGAGGCCGCCAAATGGTGCCGGCTCGCCCTCTCCGGCAACCCGACGGCCAGCGAACTGGTCTGGCTGCCCGAGGAGTTGTACGAGGTGCGGACACCGCTCGGCGAGGAGCTGATCGGCCTGCGGGAGTCCTTCCTGAGCGGCCCGGCGGTCCGCCGCGCCTACCTCGGCTACGCCGACCAGCAGTTCCGCAAACTCACCGCCCGCGACCGCACCGACCCGGCCGGCCGGGCCAAGGCCGCCAAGCACGCCCGGCACCTGGTCCGGCTGGTCCGGCAGGGCGTCACCCTGCACGAGACCGGCCGACTGGAGACCCGGCTGCCCGACCCCGAACGGGTCCGCGCCCTCGGCGAGCGCTACGCCGACCACCCCCAGGACGCCCAAGCCCTGCTCGCCGACGCCGCGACCCGCTTCGACCGCCCCGGCGTCCTGCCCACCACCCCCGACGAACGCCCCGCCGAGAGCTGGCTGCAACGCGTCCGAACCGCCCACCTCCCCCCGACCCGCACCCCGGCCTGA
- a CDS encoding class I SAM-dependent methyltransferase, protein MSPDIPGIPSIDLLGEQIARVLAEPTTGHGLARALRAASKEVELSRYHRATRRAFPDGPEERPAKVQIGGGSHQLDGFFNIDLVPPADFLWDVREGVPLPDGTVELLFNEHFLEHIDYPRSAKGFAAESFRVLTPGGQVITGVPDAAHMLNRYPAASAEADETIRRWYSKRSCRDDINTYLDLVNYVFRDQDDDPHYTPHLWAYDFEKLAQLFTEAGFSTVKPWTFDATLANPKREWASVYVIATK, encoded by the coding sequence ATGTCACCGGACATTCCCGGCATACCGTCCATCGACCTGCTCGGAGAGCAGATCGCGCGAGTGCTCGCCGAGCCGACCACCGGCCACGGCCTGGCCCGCGCGCTGCGTGCCGCGTCCAAGGAAGTCGAGCTGAGCCGCTATCACCGGGCCACCCGGCGCGCCTTTCCCGACGGCCCGGAGGAACGACCGGCCAAGGTCCAGATCGGCGGCGGCAGCCACCAGCTGGACGGCTTCTTCAACATCGACCTGGTACCGCCGGCCGACTTCCTCTGGGACGTGCGCGAGGGCGTCCCGCTGCCGGACGGCACCGTCGAGTTGCTGTTCAACGAGCACTTCCTGGAGCACATCGACTACCCGCGCTCCGCCAAGGGCTTCGCCGCCGAGAGCTTCCGGGTTCTCACCCCGGGCGGCCAGGTCATCACCGGAGTGCCGGACGCCGCACACATGCTCAACCGCTACCCGGCCGCATCGGCCGAGGCCGACGAGACGATCCGGCGCTGGTACTCCAAGCGCAGCTGCCGCGACGACATCAACACCTACCTCGACCTGGTCAACTACGTCTTCCGCGACCAGGACGACGACCCGCACTACACCCCGCACCTGTGGGCCTACGACTTCGAGAAGCTCGCCCAGCTGTTCACCGAGGCCGGCTTCAGCACCGTGAAGCCCTGGACCTTCGACGCCACCCTGGCCAACCCGAAGCGCGAGTGGGCCAGCGTCTACGTCATCGCCACCAAGTAG
- a CDS encoding nucleoside-diphosphate kinase, with translation MTEETQGQVERTLVLLKPDAVARGLSGRVLQRFEDAALKIVGTKMKWMDAEFTRRHYADLEERLGSEVYNLTATFMQQGPVIALVLEGYDAIATVRKIVGSTYPDQAPAGTIRGDFSHMSRGASVTVGKAVANLIHASGNREEAAQEVELWFAKDELFDYKTLAESYIY, from the coding sequence ATGACCGAGGAGACCCAGGGGCAGGTCGAGCGCACGCTCGTGCTTCTCAAGCCCGACGCGGTGGCCCGTGGTCTGTCCGGCCGGGTTCTGCAGCGGTTCGAGGACGCCGCACTCAAGATCGTCGGCACGAAGATGAAGTGGATGGACGCCGAGTTCACCCGCAGGCACTACGCGGACCTGGAGGAGCGCCTCGGTTCCGAGGTCTACAACCTGACCGCCACCTTCATGCAGCAGGGCCCGGTCATCGCCTTGGTGCTGGAGGGCTATGACGCGATCGCAACGGTCCGCAAGATCGTGGGCAGCACCTACCCGGACCAGGCTCCGGCCGGCACCATCCGCGGCGACTTCTCCCACATGAGCCGGGGCGCCAGCGTGACCGTCGGCAAGGCGGTCGCCAACCTGATCCACGCCTCCGGCAACCGCGAGGAAGCCGCGCAGGAAGTCGAGCTGTGGTTCGCCAAGGACGAGCTGTTCGACTACAAGACGCTGGCCGAGTCGTACATCTACTGA
- a CDS encoding NUDIX hydrolase: MDVVVSWTGKSACQLQEALRDTNEAFAARLGIGLRTVASWHKSPELVPRTEMHQLLDQALETAPPTAQKRFALLIAEPGAQAAQSLRVAVAVVVRGAEVLLVCRHDDESAGIRWQFPAGVIKPGRSPASTAVRETLAETGVHCLVGEDLGGRLHPATGVWCQYFLAEYLAGVAQNQDTAENADVMWVPRNTVTRFIPTDTIFQPILAALEEPQHD; the protein is encoded by the coding sequence ATGGACGTCGTCGTGAGCTGGACGGGCAAGTCCGCCTGTCAGCTCCAGGAGGCACTGCGCGATACCAACGAAGCGTTCGCCGCCCGGCTGGGCATCGGACTGCGAACGGTGGCCAGCTGGCACAAGAGCCCCGAGCTGGTTCCGCGCACCGAGATGCACCAGTTACTCGACCAGGCACTGGAGACCGCTCCGCCCACCGCGCAGAAGCGATTCGCGCTCCTGATCGCGGAGCCCGGCGCCCAGGCCGCCCAGTCCTTGCGAGTTGCTGTTGCGGTGGTGGTCCGCGGCGCCGAGGTGCTGCTCGTCTGCCGCCATGACGACGAATCCGCCGGCATCCGCTGGCAGTTCCCGGCGGGCGTCATCAAGCCGGGCAGGAGTCCGGCGTCGACGGCCGTCCGCGAGACGCTGGCCGAGACGGGTGTCCACTGCCTGGTGGGTGAGGACCTCGGCGGGCGGCTTCACCCCGCCACCGGGGTGTGGTGCCAGTACTTCCTCGCCGAGTACCTGGCGGGCGTCGCCCAGAACCAGGACACGGCCGAGAACGCCGACGTGATGTGGGTTCCGCGAAACACGGTGACCCGCTTCATCCCCACCGATACGATCTTCCAGCCCATCCTGGCCGCCTTGGAGGAGCCGCAGCATGACTGA
- a CDS encoding NUDIX hydrolase, whose translation MTEQTDKPGIAAAIIVQDGRVLMVQRRVKEGELSWQFPAGEVEAGETPEAAAVRETAEEVGLTVKATRLLGERVHPKTGRQMSYTACEVVSGTATVVDTEELAELAWIIYDQIVDFVPYGLFGPVQAYLDAEMQSASF comes from the coding sequence ATGACTGAGCAGACCGACAAGCCGGGCATCGCCGCCGCCATCATCGTGCAGGACGGCCGCGTCCTGATGGTCCAGCGCCGGGTGAAGGAGGGCGAGCTGTCGTGGCAGTTCCCGGCCGGTGAGGTCGAGGCCGGCGAAACGCCGGAGGCGGCGGCCGTCCGTGAGACCGCAGAAGAAGTCGGCCTGACCGTGAAGGCCACCCGGCTGCTCGGCGAGCGCGTGCACCCGAAGACCGGGCGGCAGATGTCGTACACCGCCTGCGAGGTGGTGAGCGGAACCGCCACTGTGGTCGACACCGAGGAGCTGGCCGAGCTGGCATGGATTATTTACGACCAGATCGTCGATTTTGTGCCGTACGGCCTGTTCGGGCCGGTGCAGGCATACCTCGACGCCGAGATGCAGTCAGCATCCTTTTGA
- a CDS encoding helix-turn-helix domain-containing protein, whose amino-acid sequence MVRPPALPPEEKVRIVLSILAGEMTVAEAARRAKVSGQSIGTWKRRFLESGRAGLAGKSGPGTRERQLESQVADLTQALGEAAVELRVWKKSAEGRLGLSRTSR is encoded by the coding sequence ATGGTGAGGCCACCGGCACTGCCGCCGGAGGAGAAGGTCCGGATCGTGCTGTCGATCCTGGCCGGTGAGATGACCGTCGCCGAGGCCGCGCGGCGGGCGAAGGTGTCGGGGCAGTCGATCGGGACGTGGAAGCGCCGGTTCCTGGAGTCCGGCCGGGCCGGCCTCGCGGGCAAGTCCGGCCCCGGCACCCGGGAACGGCAACTCGAATCCCAGGTCGCCGACTTGACCCAGGCGCTGGGTGAGGCGGCAGTCGAGCTGCGGGTGTGGAAGAAGTCCGCGGAGGGCCGGTTGGGCCTTTCGAGGACCTCGAGGTGA
- a CDS encoding IS3 family transposase, whose amino-acid sequence MIRAEAGMPTARFCRLIGVPERAWRRHQARARQGAPTRGSWPRPAREGVRETARRHALAHPAWGHRKVWAMCRWDGHCVSQATVLRLLRDEGLLLEANYQRERRQLAARRKAAFATEPTGPNQVWQLDFSAFETASGGTWRLAGCRDYWSKYELGRHVSPTANQHDAVAAIELVLRERSCWPGSHWPSSPRATRAGP is encoded by the coding sequence GTGATCCGCGCCGAGGCGGGCATGCCGACCGCGAGGTTCTGTCGGCTGATCGGCGTGCCCGAGCGGGCCTGGCGCCGTCACCAGGCCCGTGCCCGCCAGGGCGCGCCTACCAGAGGGTCGTGGCCGCGTCCGGCCCGCGAGGGCGTCCGGGAGACCGCCCGCCGGCACGCGCTCGCGCATCCGGCCTGGGGCCACCGCAAGGTGTGGGCGATGTGCCGCTGGGACGGCCACTGCGTCTCCCAGGCGACCGTGTTGCGACTGCTGCGGGACGAGGGCCTGCTGCTGGAGGCGAACTACCAGCGCGAACGGCGCCAGCTCGCCGCCCGCCGCAAGGCCGCCTTCGCGACCGAGCCGACCGGCCCGAACCAGGTCTGGCAGCTGGACTTCTCCGCGTTCGAGACCGCCTCGGGCGGGACCTGGCGGCTCGCGGGCTGCCGGGACTACTGGTCGAAGTACGAGCTCGGCCGGCACGTGTCGCCCACCGCGAACCAGCACGACGCCGTCGCTGCGATTGAACTCGTCTTGAGGGAACGGAGTTGCTGGCCGGGAAGCCACTGGCCGAGTTCGCCCCGCGCGACGCGGGCGGGACCGTGA